In the Lepus europaeus isolate LE1 chromosome 18, mLepTim1.pri, whole genome shotgun sequence genome, one interval contains:
- the LOC133746763 gene encoding uncharacterized protein LOC133746763 isoform X2, with amino-acid sequence MQLGHDTPLQDPRCPRAQRMTRAPQERTRVHIPPALSRILSTLEGGTEKSSHRAGAKVLSAESSLSPPGLHRLWPACCLFRLLRVHPRSLVLQLRRQLDSRDEKKPITVTVYQNWAMSPHSGLGQSSPEQPRGPATCTIAQSPARSVRAPVLAWMHTATIWECLTISVTQLSPCWPGPGLSEQLSPCRGTWEESQGLQPGPGAAVRRSRRGPGPEPHVCSRTGLRRVLPKMQWASGSIGLRAEWGLCATEESGAEQSVLVLLVNGRSQVQVQASGSQTCTPPAPACCILCLWQTWGWVLALISMCCVSFSDGLTLSGPLTPGFQLRELMSFQSPFETNLL; translated from the exons ATGCAGCTTGGCCATGACACCCCCCTTCAGGACCCCAGGTGCCCCCGGGCTCAACGGATGACCAGGGCGCCCCAGGAGCGGACACGAGTCCACATTCCGCCTGCATTATCCCGGATCCTCTCCACCCTCGAGGGAGGCACGGAGAAGTCAAGCCACAGAGCTGGAGCGAAG GTCCTGTCGGCCGAGTCATCTCTGTCCCCGCCAGGATTACACAGGCTGtggcctgcctgctgcctcttCCGCCTGTTACGGGTGCATCCGCGCTCCCTGGTCCTCCAG CTCAGGCGACAGCTTGACTCCAGAGATGAAAAGAAACCCATTACCGTGACTGTTTACCAGAACTGGGCCATGAGCCCTCACTCCGGGCTGGGGCAGAGCTCACCAGAGCAGCCTCGTGGACCTGCGACCTGCACGATCGCACAGAGCCCTGCCCGCTCAGTTAGGGCCCCGGTGCTTGCTTGGATGCACACTGCCACCATCTGGGAATGCCTGACGATTTCAGTTACACAGTTGTCGCCTTGCTGGCCGGGGCCTGGGCTTTCTGAGCAACTGTCCCCCTGCAGAGGCACCTGGGAGGAGAGTCAAGGTCTTCAGCCAGGCCCGGGGGCAGCGGTGAGGCGTTCAAGGAGAGGCCCTGGGCCTGAGCCTCACGTGTGCAGTCGGACAGGGCTTCGGCGAGTCCTCCCTAAGATGCAGTGGGCCTCGGGGAGCATCGGGCTGCGTGCCGAGTGGGGTTTGTGTGCTACCGAGGAGTCTGGGGCTGAACAGTCTGTCCTAGTGCTGCTTGTCAATGGCAGgtcccaggttcaagtccaggcctcTGGTTCTCAGACCTGCACCCCTCCTGCTCCAGCCTGCTGCATCCTATGCCTGTGGCAGACGTGGGGTTGGGTTCTCGCCCTGATCTCCATGTGCTGTGTGTCCTTTAGTGACGGACTTACTCTCTCTGGGCCACTCACCCCAGGGTTCCAACTGAGGGAGCTGATGAGCTTTCAAAGTCCCTTTGAAACAAATTTGTTATGA
- the LOC133746763 gene encoding uncharacterized protein LOC133746763 isoform X5, whose product MQLGHDTPLQDPRCPRAQRMTRAPQERTRVHIPPALSRILSTLEGGTEKSSHRAGAKLRRQLDSRDEKKPITVTVYQNWAMSPHSGLGQSSPEQPRGPATCTIAQSPARSVRAPVLAWMHTATIWECLTISVTQLSPCWPGPGLSEQLSPCRGTWEESQGLQPGPGAAVRRSRRGPGPEPHVCSRTGLRRVLPKMQWASGSIGLRAEWGLCATEESGAEQSVLVLLVNGRSQVQVQASGSQTCTPPAPACCILCLWQTWGWVLALISMCCVSFSDGLTLSGPLTPGFQLRELMSFQSPFETNLL is encoded by the exons ATGCAGCTTGGCCATGACACCCCCCTTCAGGACCCCAGGTGCCCCCGGGCTCAACGGATGACCAGGGCGCCCCAGGAGCGGACACGAGTCCACATTCCGCCTGCATTATCCCGGATCCTCTCCACCCTCGAGGGAGGCACGGAGAAGTCAAGCCACAGAGCTGGAGCGAAG CTCAGGCGACAGCTTGACTCCAGAGATGAAAAGAAACCCATTACCGTGACTGTTTACCAGAACTGGGCCATGAGCCCTCACTCCGGGCTGGGGCAGAGCTCACCAGAGCAGCCTCGTGGACCTGCGACCTGCACGATCGCACAGAGCCCTGCCCGCTCAGTTAGGGCCCCGGTGCTTGCTTGGATGCACACTGCCACCATCTGGGAATGCCTGACGATTTCAGTTACACAGTTGTCGCCTTGCTGGCCGGGGCCTGGGCTTTCTGAGCAACTGTCCCCCTGCAGAGGCACCTGGGAGGAGAGTCAAGGTCTTCAGCCAGGCCCGGGGGCAGCGGTGAGGCGTTCAAGGAGAGGCCCTGGGCCTGAGCCTCACGTGTGCAGTCGGACAGGGCTTCGGCGAGTCCTCCCTAAGATGCAGTGGGCCTCGGGGAGCATCGGGCTGCGTGCCGAGTGGGGTTTGTGTGCTACCGAGGAGTCTGGGGCTGAACAGTCTGTCCTAGTGCTGCTTGTCAATGGCAGgtcccaggttcaagtccaggcctcTGGTTCTCAGACCTGCACCCCTCCTGCTCCAGCCTGCTGCATCCTATGCCTGTGGCAGACGTGGGGTTGGGTTCTCGCCCTGATCTCCATGTGCTGTGTGTCCTTTAGTGACGGACTTACTCTCTCTGGGCCACTCACCCCAGGGTTCCAACTGAGGGAGCTGATGAGCTTTCAAAGTCCCTTTGAAACAAATTTGTTATGA
- the LOC133746763 gene encoding uncharacterized protein LOC133746763 isoform X4: MQLGHDTPLQDPRCPRAQRMTRAPQERTRVHIPPALSRILSTLEGGTEKSSHRAGAKVCHIRTSPVPPPISAAPRTGPRAGCSASGSKVPAAPQLKPTAAGVSKGQAKGPEVPGRKCGRGLCWGGGRLQPSCLLLPGCAARCAPCTASQLSPRPSLLLPPVPHLTSAPAALLLWDSASTSKRSASFLANGCFPGNPALRLQGRSSHCDAAAGVDLRADAWWRERLCTAVLSARGWQSRWGQGCCHTSQCPDPFPPTHQVLSAESSLSPPGLHRLWPACCLFRLLRVHPRSLVLQVQPYLDSRTRHGDNKKSKL; encoded by the exons ATGCAGCTTGGCCATGACACCCCCCTTCAGGACCCCAGGTGCCCCCGGGCTCAACGGATGACCAGGGCGCCCCAGGAGCGGACACGAGTCCACATTCCGCCTGCATTATCCCGGATCCTCTCCACCCTCGAGGGAGGCACGGAGAAGTCAAGCCACAGAGCTGGAGCGAAGGTTTGTCACATCCGTACATCTCCCGTGCCTCCACCCATCTCCGCTGCCCCACGCACTGGACCCCGGGCCGGATGCTCTGCCTCAGGGAGcaaagtcccggcagctccacagCTGAAGCCGACGGCGGCCGGGGTTTCCAAAGGGCAGGCAAAGGGGCCGGAAGTGCCAGGCCGGAAGTGTGGGCGGGGCTTGTGCTGGGGGGGTGGGAGGCTGCAGCCCTCGTGCTTGCTCCTGCCCGGCTGTGCGGCTCGGTGTGCGCCGTGCACGGCTTCCCAGCTGTCTCCCCGCCCCTCACTTCTGCTCCCACCTGTCCCCCACCTCACTTCTGCTCCCGCCGCTTTGCTGCTCTGGGATTCTGCCTCCACCTCCAAGCGGAGCGCTTCATTCCTTGCTAACGGCTGTTTCCCAGGGAACCCAGCGCTCCGGCTCCAGGGTCGGTCCAGCCACTGCGATGCCGCAGCAGGTGTCGACTTGAGGGCGGATGCGTGGTGGCGGGAGCGACTGTGCACTGCTGTGCTCTCGGCACGGGGCTGGCAGAGCAGGTGGGGACAAGGATGCTGCCATACTTCTCAGTGCCCTGATCCCTTCCCACCCACGCACCAGGTCCTGTCGGCCGAGTCATCTCTGTCCCCGCCAGGATTACACAGGCTGtggcctgcctgctgcctcttCCGCCTGTTACGGGTGCATCCGCGCTCCCTGGTCCTCCAG GTCCAGCCTTACCTCGATTCCAGAACCAGACATGGAGACAACAAAAAGAGCAAACTGTAG
- the LOC133746763 gene encoding uncharacterized protein LOC133746763 isoform X3, giving the protein MQLGHDTPLQDPRCPRAQRMTRAPQERTRVHIPPALSRILSTLEGGTEKSSHRAGAKVCHIRTSPVPPPISAAPRTGPRAGCSASGSKVPAAPQLKPTAAGVSKGQAKGPEVPGRKCGRGLCWGGGRLQPSCLLLPGCAARCAPCTASQLSPRPSLLLPPVPHLTSAPAALLLWDSASTSKRSASFLANGCFPGNPALRLQGRSSHCDAAAGVDLRADAWWRERLCTAVLSARGWQSRWGQGCCHTSQCPDPFPPTHQVLSAESSLSPPGLHRLWPACCLFRLLRVHPRSLVLQFILQVQPYLDSRTRHGDNKKSKL; this is encoded by the exons ATGCAGCTTGGCCATGACACCCCCCTTCAGGACCCCAGGTGCCCCCGGGCTCAACGGATGACCAGGGCGCCCCAGGAGCGGACACGAGTCCACATTCCGCCTGCATTATCCCGGATCCTCTCCACCCTCGAGGGAGGCACGGAGAAGTCAAGCCACAGAGCTGGAGCGAAGGTTTGTCACATCCGTACATCTCCCGTGCCTCCACCCATCTCCGCTGCCCCACGCACTGGACCCCGGGCCGGATGCTCTGCCTCAGGGAGcaaagtcccggcagctccacagCTGAAGCCGACGGCGGCCGGGGTTTCCAAAGGGCAGGCAAAGGGGCCGGAAGTGCCAGGCCGGAAGTGTGGGCGGGGCTTGTGCTGGGGGGGTGGGAGGCTGCAGCCCTCGTGCTTGCTCCTGCCCGGCTGTGCGGCTCGGTGTGCGCCGTGCACGGCTTCCCAGCTGTCTCCCCGCCCCTCACTTCTGCTCCCACCTGTCCCCCACCTCACTTCTGCTCCCGCCGCTTTGCTGCTCTGGGATTCTGCCTCCACCTCCAAGCGGAGCGCTTCATTCCTTGCTAACGGCTGTTTCCCAGGGAACCCAGCGCTCCGGCTCCAGGGTCGGTCCAGCCACTGCGATGCCGCAGCAGGTGTCGACTTGAGGGCGGATGCGTGGTGGCGGGAGCGACTGTGCACTGCTGTGCTCTCGGCACGGGGCTGGCAGAGCAGGTGGGGACAAGGATGCTGCCATACTTCTCAGTGCCCTGATCCCTTCCCACCCACGCACCAGGTCCTGTCGGCCGAGTCATCTCTGTCCCCGCCAGGATTACACAGGCTGtggcctgcctgctgcctcttCCGCCTGTTACGGGTGCATCCGCGCTCCCTGGTCCTCCAG TTCATTCTACAGGTCCAGCCTTACCTCGATTCCAGAACCAGACATGGAGACAACAAAAAGAGCAAACTGTAG
- the LOC133746763 gene encoding uncharacterized protein LOC133746763 isoform X1 produces MQLGHDTPLQDPRCPRAQRMTRAPQERTRVHIPPALSRILSTLEGGTEKSSHRAGAKVCHIRTSPVPPPISAAPRTGPRAGCSASGSKVPAAPQLKPTAAGVSKGQAKGPEVPGRKCGRGLCWGGGRLQPSCLLLPGCAARCAPCTASQLSPRPSLLLPPVPHLTSAPAALLLWDSASTSKRSASFLANGCFPGNPALRLQGRSSHCDAAAGVDLRADAWWRERLCTAVLSARGWQSRWGQGCCHTSQCPDPFPPTHQVLSAESSLSPPGLHRLWPACCLFRLLRVHPRSLVLQLRRQLDSRDEKKPITVTVYQNWAMSPHSGLGQSSPEQPRGPATCTIAQSPARSVRAPVLAWMHTATIWECLTISVTQLSPCWPGPGLSEQLSPCRGTWEESQGLQPGPGAAVRRSRRGPGPEPHVCSRTGLRRVLPKMQWASGSIGLRAEWGLCATEESGAEQSVLVLLVNGRSQVQVQASGSQTCTPPAPACCILCLWQTWGWVLALISMCCVSFSDGLTLSGPLTPGFQLRELMSFQSPFETNLL; encoded by the exons ATGCAGCTTGGCCATGACACCCCCCTTCAGGACCCCAGGTGCCCCCGGGCTCAACGGATGACCAGGGCGCCCCAGGAGCGGACACGAGTCCACATTCCGCCTGCATTATCCCGGATCCTCTCCACCCTCGAGGGAGGCACGGAGAAGTCAAGCCACAGAGCTGGAGCGAAGGTTTGTCACATCCGTACATCTCCCGTGCCTCCACCCATCTCCGCTGCCCCACGCACTGGACCCCGGGCCGGATGCTCTGCCTCAGGGAGcaaagtcccggcagctccacagCTGAAGCCGACGGCGGCCGGGGTTTCCAAAGGGCAGGCAAAGGGGCCGGAAGTGCCAGGCCGGAAGTGTGGGCGGGGCTTGTGCTGGGGGGGTGGGAGGCTGCAGCCCTCGTGCTTGCTCCTGCCCGGCTGTGCGGCTCGGTGTGCGCCGTGCACGGCTTCCCAGCTGTCTCCCCGCCCCTCACTTCTGCTCCCACCTGTCCCCCACCTCACTTCTGCTCCCGCCGCTTTGCTGCTCTGGGATTCTGCCTCCACCTCCAAGCGGAGCGCTTCATTCCTTGCTAACGGCTGTTTCCCAGGGAACCCAGCGCTCCGGCTCCAGGGTCGGTCCAGCCACTGCGATGCCGCAGCAGGTGTCGACTTGAGGGCGGATGCGTGGTGGCGGGAGCGACTGTGCACTGCTGTGCTCTCGGCACGGGGCTGGCAGAGCAGGTGGGGACAAGGATGCTGCCATACTTCTCAGTGCCCTGATCCCTTCCCACCCACGCACCAGGTCCTGTCGGCCGAGTCATCTCTGTCCCCGCCAGGATTACACAGGCTGtggcctgcctgctgcctcttCCGCCTGTTACGGGTGCATCCGCGCTCCCTGGTCCTCCAG CTCAGGCGACAGCTTGACTCCAGAGATGAAAAGAAACCCATTACCGTGACTGTTTACCAGAACTGGGCCATGAGCCCTCACTCCGGGCTGGGGCAGAGCTCACCAGAGCAGCCTCGTGGACCTGCGACCTGCACGATCGCACAGAGCCCTGCCCGCTCAGTTAGGGCCCCGGTGCTTGCTTGGATGCACACTGCCACCATCTGGGAATGCCTGACGATTTCAGTTACACAGTTGTCGCCTTGCTGGCCGGGGCCTGGGCTTTCTGAGCAACTGTCCCCCTGCAGAGGCACCTGGGAGGAGAGTCAAGGTCTTCAGCCAGGCCCGGGGGCAGCGGTGAGGCGTTCAAGGAGAGGCCCTGGGCCTGAGCCTCACGTGTGCAGTCGGACAGGGCTTCGGCGAGTCCTCCCTAAGATGCAGTGGGCCTCGGGGAGCATCGGGCTGCGTGCCGAGTGGGGTTTGTGTGCTACCGAGGAGTCTGGGGCTGAACAGTCTGTCCTAGTGCTGCTTGTCAATGGCAGgtcccaggttcaagtccaggcctcTGGTTCTCAGACCTGCACCCCTCCTGCTCCAGCCTGCTGCATCCTATGCCTGTGGCAGACGTGGGGTTGGGTTCTCGCCCTGATCTCCATGTGCTGTGTGTCCTTTAGTGACGGACTTACTCTCTCTGGGCCACTCACCCCAGGGTTCCAACTGAGGGAGCTGATGAGCTTTCAAAGTCCCTTTGAAACAAATTTGTTATGA